The Cervus elaphus chromosome 12, mCerEla1.1, whole genome shotgun sequence genome includes a region encoding these proteins:
- the MTX3 gene encoding metaxin-3 isoform X2 translates to MAAPLELSCWGGGWGLPSVHSDSLVVMAYAKFSGAPLKVNVIDNTWRGSRGEVPVLTTEDNTISQPAKILNFLRKQKYNADYELSAKQGADTLAYIALLEEKLLPAVLHTFWVESDNYFTVTKPWFASRMPFPLSLILPGRMSKGALNRILLTRGEPPLYHLREVEAQIYRDAKECLNLLSNRLGTSQFFFGDMPSTLDAYVFGFLAPLYKVRFPKVQLQEHLKQLSNLCRFCDDILNSYFRVSLGGISPAGQETVDANLQKLTQLVNKESNLIEKMDDNLRQSPQLPPRKLPTLKLTPAEEESNSLQRLSP, encoded by the exons ATGGCGGCCCCCTTGGAGCTCAGTTGCTGGGGAGGCGGCTGGGGGCTCCCGTCGGTGCACAGCGACTccctggtggtgatg GCTTACGCCAAATTTTCTGGTGCACCCCTGAAAGTCAATGTCATAGATAACACCTGGAGAGGTTCAAGAG GAGAGGTACCAGTTTTGACAACTGAAGACAATACTATTTCTCAGCCGGCAAAAATACtaaactttttaagaaaacag aaatacAATGCTGATTATGAACTTTCAGCAAAACAAGGGGCAGATACGCTAGCTTACATTGCTCTTCTTGAAGAGAAGCTTCTTCCTGCAGTG CTTCACACATTCTGGGTTGAGAGTGACAATTACTTTACTGTGACAAAGCCATGGTTTGCTTCACGAATGCCTTTTCCCTTGAGTTTGATCCTGCCTGGAAGAATGTCTAAGGGAGCGCTGAATAGGATTCTCCTGACCAGGGGAGAGCCTCCCCTCTACCACCTTCGAGAAGTAGAAGCTCAG ATATACAGAGATGCGAAGGAGTGCCTAAATCTTCTGTCAAACAGATTGGGAACATCCCAGTTTTTCTTTGGAGATAT GCCTTCCACTTTGGATGCCTATGTGTTTGGTTTTCTCGCACCTCTTTATAAAGTACGTTTTCCTAAAGTTCAGTTACAAGAACATTTGAAGCAGCTCTCCAACCTCTGTCGCTTTTGTGATGACATCCTAAACAGTTATTTTAGGGTTAGTCTTGGAG GCATCTCTCCTGCTGGACAAGAAACGGTAGATGCAAAtctgcagaaactgacacaacttGTAAATAAGGAATCCAACTTGATTGAAAAG ATGGATGACAATCTTCGCCAAagccctcagcttcctcctcgGAAACTGCCAACACTTAAATTGACTCCAGCAGAAGAAGAAAGTAATTCCTTACAACGGCTATCACCCTGA
- the MTX3 gene encoding metaxin-3 isoform X4, giving the protein MAAPLELSCWGGGWGLPSVHSDSLVVMAYAKFSGAPLKVNVIDNTWRGSRGEVPVLTTEDNTISQPAKILNFLRKQKYNADYELSAKQGADTLAYIALLEEKLLPAVCFFPLLLQLHTFWVESDNYFTVTKPWFASRMPFPLSLILPGRMSKGALNRILLTRGEPPLYHLREVEAQIYRDAKECLNLLSNRLGTSQFFFGDMPSTLDAYVFGFLAPLYKVRFPKVQLQEHLKQLSNLCRFCDDILNSYFRVSLGDG; this is encoded by the exons ATGGCGGCCCCCTTGGAGCTCAGTTGCTGGGGAGGCGGCTGGGGGCTCCCGTCGGTGCACAGCGACTccctggtggtgatg GCTTACGCCAAATTTTCTGGTGCACCCCTGAAAGTCAATGTCATAGATAACACCTGGAGAGGTTCAAGAG GAGAGGTACCAGTTTTGACAACTGAAGACAATACTATTTCTCAGCCGGCAAAAATACtaaactttttaagaaaacag aaatacAATGCTGATTATGAACTTTCAGCAAAACAAGGGGCAGATACGCTAGCTTACATTGCTCTTCTTGAAGAGAAGCTTCTTCCTGCAGTG tgttttttccccctccttttgcAGCTTCACACATTCTGGGTTGAGAGTGACAATTACTTTACTGTGACAAAGCCATGGTTTGCTTCACGAATGCCTTTTCCCTTGAGTTTGATCCTGCCTGGAAGAATGTCTAAGGGAGCGCTGAATAGGATTCTCCTGACCAGGGGAGAGCCTCCCCTCTACCACCTTCGAGAAGTAGAAGCTCAG ATATACAGAGATGCGAAGGAGTGCCTAAATCTTCTGTCAAACAGATTGGGAACATCCCAGTTTTTCTTTGGAGATAT GCCTTCCACTTTGGATGCCTATGTGTTTGGTTTTCTCGCACCTCTTTATAAAGTACGTTTTCCTAAAGTTCAGTTACAAGAACATTTGAAGCAGCTCTCCAACCTCTGTCGCTTTTGTGATGACATCCTAAACAGTTATTTTAGGGTTAGTCTTGGAG ATGGATGA
- the MTX3 gene encoding metaxin-3 isoform X3 — protein sequence MAAPLELSCWGGGWGLPSVHSDSLVVMAYAKFSGAPLKVNVIDNTWRGSRGEVPVLTTEDNTISQPAKILNFLRKQLHTFWVESDNYFTVTKPWFASRMPFPLSLILPGRMSKGALNRILLTRGEPPLYHLREVEAQIYRDAKECLNLLSNRLGTSQFFFGDMPSTLDAYVFGFLAPLYKVRFPKVQLQEHLKQLSNLCRFCDDILNSYFRVSLGGISPAGQETVDANLQKLTQLVNKESNLIEKMDDNLRQSPQLPPRKLPTLKLTPAEEESNSLQRLSP from the exons ATGGCGGCCCCCTTGGAGCTCAGTTGCTGGGGAGGCGGCTGGGGGCTCCCGTCGGTGCACAGCGACTccctggtggtgatg GCTTACGCCAAATTTTCTGGTGCACCCCTGAAAGTCAATGTCATAGATAACACCTGGAGAGGTTCAAGAG GAGAGGTACCAGTTTTGACAACTGAAGACAATACTATTTCTCAGCCGGCAAAAATACtaaactttttaagaaaacag CTTCACACATTCTGGGTTGAGAGTGACAATTACTTTACTGTGACAAAGCCATGGTTTGCTTCACGAATGCCTTTTCCCTTGAGTTTGATCCTGCCTGGAAGAATGTCTAAGGGAGCGCTGAATAGGATTCTCCTGACCAGGGGAGAGCCTCCCCTCTACCACCTTCGAGAAGTAGAAGCTCAG ATATACAGAGATGCGAAGGAGTGCCTAAATCTTCTGTCAAACAGATTGGGAACATCCCAGTTTTTCTTTGGAGATAT GCCTTCCACTTTGGATGCCTATGTGTTTGGTTTTCTCGCACCTCTTTATAAAGTACGTTTTCCTAAAGTTCAGTTACAAGAACATTTGAAGCAGCTCTCCAACCTCTGTCGCTTTTGTGATGACATCCTAAACAGTTATTTTAGGGTTAGTCTTGGAG GCATCTCTCCTGCTGGACAAGAAACGGTAGATGCAAAtctgcagaaactgacacaacttGTAAATAAGGAATCCAACTTGATTGAAAAG ATGGATGACAATCTTCGCCAAagccctcagcttcctcctcgGAAACTGCCAACACTTAAATTGACTCCAGCAGAAGAAGAAAGTAATTCCTTACAACGGCTATCACCCTGA
- the MTX3 gene encoding metaxin-3 isoform X1 → MAAPLELSCWGGGWGLPSVHSDSLVVMAYAKFSGAPLKVNVIDNTWRGSRGEVPVLTTEDNTISQPAKILNFLRKQKYNADYELSAKQGADTLAYIALLEEKLLPAVCFFPLLLQLHTFWVESDNYFTVTKPWFASRMPFPLSLILPGRMSKGALNRILLTRGEPPLYHLREVEAQIYRDAKECLNLLSNRLGTSQFFFGDMPSTLDAYVFGFLAPLYKVRFPKVQLQEHLKQLSNLCRFCDDILNSYFRVSLGGISPAGQETVDANLQKLTQLVNKESNLIEKMDDNLRQSPQLPPRKLPTLKLTPAEEESNSLQRLSP, encoded by the exons ATGGCGGCCCCCTTGGAGCTCAGTTGCTGGGGAGGCGGCTGGGGGCTCCCGTCGGTGCACAGCGACTccctggtggtgatg GCTTACGCCAAATTTTCTGGTGCACCCCTGAAAGTCAATGTCATAGATAACACCTGGAGAGGTTCAAGAG GAGAGGTACCAGTTTTGACAACTGAAGACAATACTATTTCTCAGCCGGCAAAAATACtaaactttttaagaaaacag aaatacAATGCTGATTATGAACTTTCAGCAAAACAAGGGGCAGATACGCTAGCTTACATTGCTCTTCTTGAAGAGAAGCTTCTTCCTGCAGTG tgttttttccccctccttttgcAGCTTCACACATTCTGGGTTGAGAGTGACAATTACTTTACTGTGACAAAGCCATGGTTTGCTTCACGAATGCCTTTTCCCTTGAGTTTGATCCTGCCTGGAAGAATGTCTAAGGGAGCGCTGAATAGGATTCTCCTGACCAGGGGAGAGCCTCCCCTCTACCACCTTCGAGAAGTAGAAGCTCAG ATATACAGAGATGCGAAGGAGTGCCTAAATCTTCTGTCAAACAGATTGGGAACATCCCAGTTTTTCTTTGGAGATAT GCCTTCCACTTTGGATGCCTATGTGTTTGGTTTTCTCGCACCTCTTTATAAAGTACGTTTTCCTAAAGTTCAGTTACAAGAACATTTGAAGCAGCTCTCCAACCTCTGTCGCTTTTGTGATGACATCCTAAACAGTTATTTTAGGGTTAGTCTTGGAG GCATCTCTCCTGCTGGACAAGAAACGGTAGATGCAAAtctgcagaaactgacacaacttGTAAATAAGGAATCCAACTTGATTGAAAAG ATGGATGACAATCTTCGCCAAagccctcagcttcctcctcgGAAACTGCCAACACTTAAATTGACTCCAGCAGAAGAAGAAAGTAATTCCTTACAACGGCTATCACCCTGA